Proteins from one Desmodus rotundus isolate HL8 chromosome 9, HLdesRot8A.1, whole genome shotgun sequence genomic window:
- the LOC112308941 gene encoding transmembrane protein 98, whose product METVVIVAIGVLATIFLASFAALVVVCRQRYCRPRDLLQRYDSKPIVDLIGAMETQSEPSELELDDVVITNPHIEAILENEDWVEDASGLMSHCIAVLKICHTLTEKLVAMTMGSGAKMKNSASVSDIVVVAKRISPRVDDVVKSMYPPLDPKLLDARTTALLLSVSHLVLVTRNACHLSGGLDWVDQSLSAAEEHLEVLREAALASEPDKGLPGPEGFLQEQSAI is encoded by the exons ATGGAGACCGTGGTCATTGTTGCCATAGGCGTGCTGGCCACCATATTTCTGGCCTCCTTTGCAGCCTTGGTGGTGGTTTGCAGGCAGCGCTACTGCCGGCCTCGGGACCTGCTGCAGCGCTATGATTCCAA GCCCATCGTGGATCTCATCGGGGCCATGGAGACCCAGTCCGAGCCATCTGAGTTGGAACTGGACGATGTTGTCATCACCAACCCCCACATCGAGGCCATTCTGGAGAACGAAGACTGGGTTGAGGATGCCTC GGGTCTCATGTCCCACTGCATTGCTGTCTTGAAG ATCTGTCACACTTTGACAGAAAAACTTGTTGCCATGACAATGGGCTCGGGGGCCAAGATGAAGAATTCAGCCAGTGTCAGTGACATTGTCGTGGTGGCCAAGCGGATCAGCCCCAG AGTGGACGACGTGGTGAAATCAATGTACCCTCCGCTGGACCCGAAACTGCTGGACGCACG gaccaCTGCCCTGCTCCTGTCTGTCAGTCATCTGGTGCTGGTGACCAGGAATGCCTGCCACCTGAGCGGGGGCCTGGATTGGGTTGACCAGTCACTGTCAGCTGCCGAGGAGCACTTGGAAGTCCTTCGAGAAGCAGCCCTGGCTTCTGAGCCAGATAAGGGCCTCCCAGGCCCTGAGGGCTTCCTGCAGGAGCAGTCTGCCATTTAG